The DNA sequence GGCCGGCGTCGACGCGTCGTGCGCCGTGCCGGGCACGCGAAGCGGAAGCGGCTGGTTCGGGCTGGTCTGGTGCGCCATGGGACATCCCCCTCCGAGGGCTCGTGGCGCAACGATGGCACCGGCACCCGCGTGATCCGCTGGTGTCGTTGAGATTTGGACAGTTCCGGGTAGCCGACTGCCCTACGTTTGGTGGGAATGGGCCAAGACTTCGTCAAGCGCCTGCGCAAACCCCTGCCAGCTCCTACCATTCGCTCCGGCAGGACGTCCGGTCCACTCCCCCGTCCATGGCGAGGGCGGGCCCGGGGGCACCGTCGGGGACGGGGCCGTGCAGTCCGGCGGGCACCGACCTGGCTCAGAGCGGGCGCACCAGGACGAGGGTGGTCCCGTGGACCTCGTCGACCTCGGCCTCCCCTGTCTCGGCGAAGCCGAGCTTGGCCAGCACGTGGAGCGACGCAGCGTTCCAGTCCCACACGGTCGCCCAGATCCGTTCGTGGCCCACGGCCCTCGCCCGGTCCAGCACCGCCGCGGACGCCTCGGTCGCATAGCCGCGTCCCCACGTCCGACGCAGCAGCTCGAACGCGATCTCGAGCTCGCCCGGCCCTCCCCGGTCGCTGTCGACGAGACCGCAGCAGCCGACGACGTCGTGGTCGGCCCTGCGCTCGACGGCGAGGAGCCCGTGCACCCACCTCGGCTCGGTGCGGATGGCGTCCTCGAGGTCCTGGACCGTGGGGCGACCGTCGGCGTCGATCCTGCGGTGCGGCGGCACCCGCGCGTCTCGCTCGGCCCACAGCTCGCGCAGGACGGCCGCGTCCGACACCCGCCACGGACGCAGCCGCAGGCGCTCGGTCCCGAGGACGACGTCGGGTCCGGGGGTCGCGTCGGCCGTCATGCCCAGGACCCTCCCACAGGGCCCCGGCACGCCCTCGCCGCCGGGGCACGCCGACCCGGGCCGCCCCCGTGCCCGATGACTTCATGGCCCTGCCGGGGTCATGCTGGTATGCCGTGGTGCCGGACGGCGGTCGCCGTGGACGGGAGGGGGACGCGTGGCGAGGATCGAGGACGTCCTGCCGCTGGCCACAGAGCTGGAGCGCTCGTACCCCGTGCACGTGCGCGGCCGGCTGAAGTTCCGGGTGGGCCAGATCGTCTACGTGGCGTTCTCCCGCGACGAGTCCGTCATGGGCTTCGCCTTCCCCAGGGAGGAGCGTGCCGCCCTCGTCGAGAGCGACCCGCGTCGGTTCTCGATGCCGTCCGTGTCGGACCTCCGGTTCAACTGGGTGCACGCCAACCTCCCCGTGCTGGACCCCACGGAGGCCCGCGAGCTCGTCGTCGACGCCTGGCGGATGGTGGTGCCGCAGAAGCTCACCCGCGCCTACGACCTCACCCACCCCGAGGGACCGGGCTGAGGCGGGCCGGCCGCCCGTCGCCCTCGGACGTCCGCGCACGCCCACCTGCCCGCGCCCGGCACCCCCGGCTCAGCCCAGCACGACCACCGTGTAGCCGCCGAAGACCTGGCCCTGCTGGCTCGCCGTCACGCGGTACACGTGGGCCGAGCCCGGCGGCGGCGGTTCGTCCGTCGTCGTGAGGCCCACCTGCTGGTGGTCGGCCGTGACCTCGTGTGTCGTGGCCCCGCCGACGCCGACTCCCCCTCCCCCGATGTCCCGGGGTGGCGTCAGCAGGACGTCACCAGTCGGCGGTGCACCGGCCGGGAACTGTCCCCGGACTCCCGTGCGCAGCTGGAGCCACGGCATACCCACCGGGACGACGCGCTCGACCGCAACGGTCGCCGGTTCGTCGTAGAGGGGGCCGACCCGCAGCATGAGCGGGGCATCCACCAGGGCAGCGGCCGCGACCGCCTCGAACCCGCCGCGCGCCCGGAGCCCCTGCCCCGCGCCGGTCGCGATGACGTGGATGTTCCGTTGTGCCACATGGCGGTTCAGCGCGGCGTCCCACGGTGGCGTGCCGAGACCGTCGGACGTCTCGTCCCAGACCCGCACGACGAGGCACTCGTGGCCACCGTTGACGAAGGTCGGCACCCACACGGTCGGGCACTTGACCACCCGGTGGCTGCGGCCGCTGTCGCGGGCACCCAGCGAGACGATGGTCTCGCCGATGAGGTTCGCGCTGCCCGGCCCGATGCCGAGCGACGGGTCGCACCAGAAGAACTGGACGATGACGTTCGGCGCCTGCGCCCGGCCGAAGTTCCAGACGTGGGCGTAGAGCGTGTTCGGCATGCCGGCCAGGGCCGTCTGCCCGAGGTCCGGGGGGATCTCGGGGGCGAAGGCCGGCTCGACTCCCGCGAGCAGCAGGATGTCCGGGCTCTCCCAGAAGGGACCGACGACCGGCCGCGCGCCCAGGTCGCCCGGGTTGGCCCGCATGAAGAGGAACGGCAGGTACATCTGGTCCCGCGGTCCCGGCCACTGGTCCGGCGGGTGGTGGTCGAAGTTGCCGGGCTGCACCACGCCGCCCGGCAGCTGGCCGGTCGACGTCCCGCAGTGGTGCCCGGGGCGCTTGGGGTTCTTCCACCCCACCGTCGTGCCGTCGTCGCCGTGCCCGTGGTCCCCGTGTCCGTGGTCGTGGTCGCCGTCCCCGTGTCCGTGGTCGCCGTGGCCGTGGTCGCAGCCCCGGTGGTCCTGGTCGTCGTGGTGCCCGTGACCGCCGCCCGCGTGACAGGAGCACCGGCACCCGCAGCAGCAACAGCCGTGCTCGTGGTGGCGCCCGTGTCCGCGCTCGTCGTCGTGGTGGTGACCGGCG is a window from the Phycicoccus sp. M110.8 genome containing:
- a CDS encoding GNAT family N-acetyltransferase, encoding MTADATPGPDVVLGTERLRLRPWRVSDAAVLRELWAERDARVPPHRRIDADGRPTVQDLEDAIRTEPRWVHGLLAVERRADHDVVGCCGLVDSDRGGPGELEIAFELLRRTWGRGYATEASAAVLDRARAVGHERIWATVWDWNAASLHVLAKLGFAETGEAEVDEVHGTTLVLVRPL
- a CDS encoding MmcQ/YjbR family DNA-binding protein; the protein is MARIEDVLPLATELERSYPVHVRGRLKFRVGQIVYVAFSRDESVMGFAFPREERAALVESDPRRFSMPSVSDLRFNWVHANLPVLDPTEARELVVDAWRMVVPQKLTRAYDLTHPEGPG